A window from bacterium encodes these proteins:
- a CDS encoding cupin domain-containing protein: MKGFINDIEDLTISNIEFRRVLYTAKQIQLVVMTLNPGEEIGEEVHEGDQFFRIEEGSGDAVLDHVRTEIKAGFSVVIPAGTKHNIINTSTVPLKVYTLYSPPHHRDGVVHHTRADADSDPEEFDGKTTE, encoded by the coding sequence ATGAAAGGTTTCATTAATGACATCGAAGATCTCACGATTAGTAACATCGAATTTCGCCGGGTACTCTACACGGCAAAACAAATCCAACTTGTAGTGATGACATTGAATCCCGGCGAAGAGATCGGTGAGGAAGTTCATGAAGGAGACCAATTCTTTCGAATCGAAGAGGGTTCAGGCGATGCGGTCCTCGACCATGTCCGAACGGAGATTAAAGCAGGATTTTCTGTTGTGATACCCGCAGGAACGAAGCACAACATCATCAATACCAGTACTGTTCCGCTGAAGGTCTACACTCTGTATTCGCCGCCGCATCATCGGGATGGTGTTGTTCACCATACCCGTGCCGACGCAGATTCCGACCCGGAAGAGTTCGATGGTAAAACAACTGAATAG
- a CDS encoding YihY/virulence factor BrkB family protein, producing the protein MRNKWDIARSNAWSIVKFSWSRFSEIDGAQRAGAFAYYAFFALFPLIILIVSIASLFIDRDQAGHSVLNFIQSYIAISGDMKQQIIDNITSVINARGQAGAIAFLMLLWVSTQFFTTMISATNRAWGSEDYNWWRMPFRSLILLAVTVGSVFMGTGIPMLVRMVKNWILPQLAQNWGYNLLLYTISLSVVFLCMLMFYKLAPRRYTRFSEVWLPALIVTLLLQLGEALFIVYLNKFSTFNAVYGTTGGVMALLLWIYLSGCIFIFGACLCAAQAEGRIQINQ; encoded by the coding sequence ATGCGTAATAAATGGGACATCGCAAGAAGTAACGCTTGGTCAATTGTAAAGTTCTCGTGGAGCCGGTTTTCCGAGATTGATGGAGCGCAGCGGGCAGGTGCTTTCGCCTACTACGCATTCTTCGCGTTGTTCCCGCTGATCATCCTGATTGTTTCGATTGCTTCTTTATTTATTGACCGGGATCAGGCTGGTCATTCTGTACTCAACTTTATCCAGAGTTACATTGCAATCAGTGGAGACATGAAACAACAGATCATTGACAACATAACCAGTGTGATCAATGCCCGTGGGCAGGCGGGAGCGATTGCGTTTCTGATGTTACTTTGGGTGTCGACACAATTTTTTACCACAATGATATCTGCAACGAACAGGGCTTGGGGTAGTGAAGATTACAACTGGTGGAGAATGCCCTTCCGAAGTCTCATCTTGTTAGCAGTAACAGTTGGTTCCGTGTTTATGGGTACTGGAATCCCGATGTTAGTCCGAATGGTAAAAAATTGGATTTTACCCCAGCTTGCCCAAAACTGGGGATACAACTTACTTCTATACACGATTTCGTTGTCAGTAGTTTTTCTATGCATGCTTATGTTTTACAAGTTAGCTCCACGCCGATACACCCGGTTTTCTGAAGTTTGGTTACCTGCATTAATCGTTACTCTACTACTTCAATTGGGAGAAGCTTTGTTCATCGTGTACTTGAACAAGTTTTCAACATTTAATGCAGTTTATGGTACAACTGGCGGCGTAATGGCGTTACTGCTATGGATTTATTTATCGGGGTGCATCTTCATTTTTGGTGCTTGCTTGTGTGCGGCACAAGCGGAAGGGAGGATTCAAATCAATCAATAA
- a CDS encoding T9SS type A sorting domain-containing protein, translating into MRIVIALFSILLMINILHAQPTLEWTSPTVPSTGQAGWFYYTVDTWRFYTMDGTNLRVMSGPESSTPALTIPLQTGEYNAYSYIEVTGDGIYDIVIFKYVTVGSNIKFSLRIVDQTNGANVITFDNANYSYLLNTVLDIDHDGFTELVVERSPFPPASPDNFNFLVYQTNGTSVEQREIPTLPQQIGLANYPNPFNPATKITLTLSQPALSLTATIYDVSGRRIKQLMLGQRVAGTHEIGWDGTDENNLPVVSGTYFCQISEGTTTLQARMMQLVR; encoded by the coding sequence ATGCGAATAGTAATTGCATTATTTTCAATTCTTCTCATGATTAATATATTGCATGCCCAACCGACCCTCGAGTGGACATCGCCGACTGTACCGAGTACTGGGCAAGCGGGCTGGTTCTATTATACCGTCGATACATGGCGGTTCTATACGATGGATGGCACGAATCTACGGGTGATGTCCGGCCCGGAATCGAGTACTCCCGCCTTAACGATTCCGTTGCAGACCGGGGAGTACAACGCCTACTCCTACATCGAAGTAACCGGCGACGGGATATACGACATCGTGATTTTCAAATATGTGACAGTAGGCAGTAACATCAAGTTCTCACTCCGAATCGTCGATCAAACGAATGGCGCGAATGTCATTACGTTCGACAATGCCAATTACTCCTATTTATTGAATACCGTCCTCGACATCGATCACGATGGCTTCACCGAATTGGTAGTGGAACGTTCCCCCTTTCCCCCGGCTTCCCCTGACAATTTCAATTTTCTGGTCTACCAAACCAACGGGACTTCGGTCGAGCAACGTGAGATTCCCACTTTGCCACAGCAAATCGGTCTCGCGAATTATCCTAATCCCTTCAATCCTGCAACCAAGATTACTCTCACGCTGTCGCAACCGGCGTTGTCACTAACCGCCACGATTTACGATGTCAGTGGTAGGCGGATCAAACAACTGATGCTGGGACAACGGGTAGCAGGTACACACGAGATTGGGTGGGATGGTACCGACGAGAACAACCTCCCGGTCGTCAGCGGTACCTACTTTTGCCAAATCAGTGAGGGAACTACTACCTTACAGGCACGTATGATGCAACTTGTTCGGTAG
- a CDS encoding TRAP transporter large permease subunit produces MTLLFIMIAVFVVLTFTAKIPRGIALFLAGVVGALLGGYGIPFRDLVEGMFIFFDPLLIVASALLFLRMLEEAGALTVLRTIFLRLTQKSPAAFLIAIVIFLMLPGAMTGLSSSAVLTTGALTAPLLMALGLEKRKTGALIALLAIYGMIAPPINLPVMMLANGVDMPFIGFEKPLLLITVVPAIATAFGMAYPTLRRAVKERGTLLLPEFAEPITQRALFSLLPLIVVALLLVIIRIIPEKLPDPGVPALFLLGTVLALPFVPAGRKVAATVLAYRSTLPVAAILVGIGTFLQILALIGARGDLVVTTIMLPKAYLPIAAAVVMPLFGALSAFGSATVLGVPILLALLGKNEIVVGAALSMFAGLGDMMPPTALAGTFAAEIVGESNYLTLLKPALPWLVVGILWALVILWFAQPVSQLLGMQ; encoded by the coding sequence ATGACCCTTCTCTTTATCATGATAGCAGTATTCGTAGTGTTGACATTCACTGCGAAGATTCCGCGCGGCATCGCGTTATTTCTTGCCGGCGTTGTTGGTGCGCTGCTCGGCGGTTACGGCATTCCGTTCCGCGACTTGGTCGAAGGGATGTTTATCTTCTTCGATCCGTTGCTGATTGTCGCCTCGGCGCTGCTTTTCCTGCGGATGCTGGAAGAGGCAGGCGCGCTCACCGTACTCCGTACTATATTTCTTCGCCTAACACAGAAATCTCCGGCAGCATTTCTTATCGCCATTGTCATTTTCCTGATGCTGCCCGGCGCGATGACCGGACTCTCTTCCTCCGCCGTACTGACGACCGGAGCTCTTACCGCTCCTTTATTAATGGCATTGGGATTGGAGAAACGAAAAACCGGCGCTTTGATTGCGTTGCTGGCGATCTATGGTATGATCGCTCCCCCGATCAACTTGCCGGTAATGATGCTCGCCAATGGCGTCGATATGCCATTCATCGGATTTGAGAAACCGCTACTCCTTATTACTGTTGTTCCAGCAATCGCCACCGCTTTTGGGATGGCATATCCGACACTCCGGCGGGCAGTAAAGGAGCGAGGTACGCTCCTGCTGCCGGAATTTGCCGAACCGATTACACAACGCGCCCTCTTCTCATTACTGCCGCTAATCGTTGTTGCCTTGCTACTCGTTATCATTCGCATCATCCCGGAAAAACTGCCTGATCCGGGTGTGCCCGCCCTCTTCCTGCTTGGTACTGTGCTTGCCTTACCGTTTGTGCCTGCTGGGCGGAAAGTCGCCGCAACAGTGTTGGCGTATCGCTCGACGCTACCGGTTGCCGCAATTTTGGTTGGGATTGGAACCTTTCTGCAGATTCTTGCACTGATTGGCGCGCGAGGTGATTTGGTCGTGACAACGATTATGTTACCGAAAGCGTATCTCCCGATAGCGGCTGCGGTAGTTATGCCTCTGTTTGGCGCACTTTCCGCATTCGGCTCGGCAACGGTGTTGGGGGTTCCGATACTGCTCGCACTGCTGGGAAAAAACGAAATCGTGGTCGGAGCCGCCCTCTCAATGTTTGCCGGATTAGGGGATATGATGCCGCCAACAGCATTAGCAGGCACTTTTGCTGCAGAAATCGTCGGTGAATCGAACTACTTGACGCTTCTGAAACCGGCATTGCCATGGTTAGTGGTAGGCATCTTATGGGCATTGGTGATTCTCTGGTTTGCCCAGCCGGTGTCGCAGTTGTTGGGAATGCAGTAA
- a CDS encoding TIGR01777 family oxidoreductase, which yields MLTVAITGASGFVGSALLRHLSNSGYRVIPVLRKKPIATSQAIQWNPYDIAGTNPQQWEYLDGVIHLTGESIAGGRWTPERKQRILDSRIRSTATLQKILARLQHPPKSVICASATGFYGNRGSDWVDESSERGVGFLADVCDAWEREARTIEALGIRVVQLRLGMVLSIEGGALAKMLTPFRFGLGGKFGNGQQYMSWITLEDLVAAFSFLLRTESIHGAVNAVAPQPVTNTVFTKTLASVLHRPAFATVPAVVLKTILGEMAQELLLDGVRVKPQVLLDHDFPFRDPDLRTALQHLLSR from the coding sequence GTGTTGACAGTCGCAATCACCGGCGCCAGTGGCTTCGTTGGTTCCGCATTACTCCGGCACCTGTCCAATTCCGGTTACCGGGTGATTCCGGTTTTGCGCAAGAAACCGATTGCGACTTCGCAAGCGATCCAATGGAACCCCTACGATATCGCTGGCACCAATCCCCAACAATGGGAGTATCTCGATGGGGTGATTCATCTCACCGGGGAAAGTATCGCTGGCGGCCGCTGGACACCTGAACGGAAACAACGGATTCTCGATAGCCGGATTCGCAGCACGGCGACCTTGCAGAAAATTCTTGCCCGACTGCAGCATCCACCGAAAAGCGTGATTTGTGCATCGGCTACCGGGTTCTATGGTAATCGGGGGAGCGACTGGGTCGATGAATCATCCGAGCGGGGAGTAGGGTTTCTTGCCGATGTCTGCGATGCGTGGGAACGGGAAGCCCGAACGATTGAAGCGTTGGGCATCCGCGTTGTTCAGTTGCGATTAGGGATGGTGTTGTCGATCGAGGGCGGCGCACTTGCGAAGATGTTGACGCCGTTTCGGTTTGGTCTAGGTGGGAAATTCGGCAACGGACAACAATATATGAGTTGGATAACGCTCGAAGATTTGGTTGCCGCGTTTTCGTTTCTTCTGCGTACCGAATCGATTCACGGAGCGGTGAATGCGGTAGCTCCTCAGCCGGTCACCAACACCGTCTTCACGAAAACGCTGGCAAGTGTTTTGCACCGCCCGGCATTTGCTACCGTTCCAGCAGTAGTTCTTAAAACAATCCTCGGAGAAATGGCGCAGGAGCTATTGCTCGACGGTGTTCGGGTCAAACCCCAAGTACTTCTTGATCACGACTTTCCATTTCGCGATCCCGATCTCCGCACCGCGCTGCAGCATCTACTCAGTCGTTAA
- a CDS encoding T9SS type A sorting domain-containing protein — protein MNWPSPGNDPWYAANPTQSLERRNYYAVNATPTFKVDGATASISSSSISNLYNQRRAVNSPVWFDLSARMTTGDSLVLTVRAVAESPISGNYRLKTYLLEVHEQWSPAAPNGQTSFDYPFVMAAPSVAGVPFTHSGSTSDTLIFESRFPPRTTGQQPYTVDNCGFIVYLQNETAVGTTKEIVQAKFLRMPLDFPSLSIATTAAVDLNGNLDGRIDDGENGRITASITNGTYFAPAANARAILRTTVPGIIITDSTSTFGLVNPGATISNDADPFQIAVTAGTPVQWATFTLVMLADGDYVNSSTFRVRIGRPDLLLVQADSSFDFSSQYTTALTSSLIDYDLWDKDVSPLDEVEMNRYPNVIWFTGMRSTNVLTVVDRTMIGDYIDDGKNFMLSSQNALEYLMSVDSVWAQTYLKANLVMSRLTNYTMNGIVGDPFFGNLTVRTAGAGGAGNCDNATVMTPRAGATGILMYNGRADFAGVYYYTPSTSGHVLFLGIPFEAISGAQSTMTRELFIQRAMLFLNSTNDAPESPTELPTSVRLSEAYPNPFNPTSTVKLSLPRTSVVNAVVYDLAGRETKSITRAPFAAGEHTIAVDLNNQPSGIYFLHVEVNGVTNIRKLVLMK, from the coding sequence ATGAATTGGCCGTCTCCCGGAAACGATCCGTGGTACGCTGCCAATCCGACCCAGAGTCTCGAACGAAGAAACTACTATGCAGTGAATGCTACGCCTACGTTTAAAGTGGACGGAGCTACTGCATCGATTTCTTCCAGTTCTATTTCGAATTTGTACAATCAACGACGCGCCGTCAATTCACCGGTATGGTTTGATCTGAGCGCTCGGATGACCACTGGTGATTCGCTGGTGTTAACAGTCCGCGCGGTTGCCGAATCTCCGATTAGCGGCAACTATCGTCTCAAGACTTACTTACTGGAAGTCCATGAGCAATGGAGCCCCGCCGCACCCAATGGTCAAACCAGTTTTGATTATCCGTTTGTGATGGCAGCTCCCTCGGTCGCAGGTGTTCCCTTTACTCATAGCGGTAGCACCTCCGATACGTTAATCTTCGAGTCGCGTTTTCCACCTCGCACGACCGGTCAACAACCCTACACCGTCGATAATTGCGGATTCATCGTTTATCTCCAGAACGAAACAGCAGTCGGTACAACCAAGGAAATCGTGCAGGCGAAGTTCCTCCGGATGCCGTTAGACTTCCCAAGCTTATCGATTGCAACAACTGCTGCAGTTGATTTAAACGGGAATTTGGACGGTCGTATCGACGATGGAGAAAATGGTAGAATCACTGCTTCTATTACGAATGGTACCTATTTCGCTCCGGCGGCGAATGCGCGTGCAATTCTTCGCACAACGGTACCCGGGATAATCATTACCGATAGCACGTCTACTTTTGGTTTGGTGAATCCGGGTGCAACGATTTCCAATGATGCCGATCCGTTCCAAATAGCTGTTACGGCTGGAACACCGGTACAATGGGCGACCTTTACATTGGTGATGTTAGCTGATGGCGATTATGTCAATTCATCTACTTTCCGGGTACGAATCGGTAGACCGGATTTGCTCCTGGTGCAAGCGGACTCTTCTTTTGACTTCAGTTCGCAATACACCACTGCATTGACCAGTTCGCTGATCGACTACGACCTCTGGGATAAAGATGTAAGCCCACTTGACGAAGTGGAAATGAATCGTTATCCCAATGTCATTTGGTTCACCGGTATGCGTTCGACAAACGTTCTCACGGTTGTCGACCGGACGATGATAGGCGATTACATCGATGATGGCAAAAACTTCATGCTTTCGAGCCAGAATGCCTTGGAGTATCTGATGTCGGTCGATTCGGTGTGGGCACAAACCTATCTCAAGGCGAACCTTGTGATGAGCCGTTTGACGAATTACACTATGAACGGCATTGTGGGCGATCCCTTCTTCGGGAATCTGACGGTACGTACGGCAGGTGCCGGCGGTGCCGGTAACTGCGACAATGCGACGGTAATGACGCCCCGCGCTGGAGCGACTGGTATCTTAATGTACAATGGCCGTGCCGACTTCGCCGGTGTGTACTACTACACCCCGAGTACCAGCGGTCATGTTCTTTTCCTCGGAATTCCTTTCGAAGCGATTAGTGGAGCCCAAAGCACAATGACCCGCGAATTGTTTATCCAACGCGCGATGTTGTTCTTGAACTCGACCAACGACGCACCGGAATCTCCGACGGAACTTCCGACTTCTGTTCGCCTCTCGGAAGCATATCCCAATCCGTTCAACCCGACGTCTACGGTGAAGCTCTCATTACCGCGAACATCGGTTGTGAATGCTGTCGTTTATGACCTAGCCGGACGAGAAACAAAATCGATTACTCGCGCTCCGTTCGCGGCTGGCGAGCATACGATTGCAGTCGATCTCAACAACCAACCAAGTGGGATTTACTTCTTGCATGTGGAAGTAAACGGCGTAACGAATATTCGAAAACTCGTGTTAATGAAGTAA
- a CDS encoding histone H1-like repetitive region-containing protein produces MAEMAKKPAVKKPAVKKPAAKKAAPKKAVAKKAVAPKKAAPKKAAPKKAVAPKKAAPKKAAPKKAAPKKVAPKKAAPKKAVAPKKAAPKKAAPKKVAPKKAAPKKAAPKKAAAPKKAVAPKKAAPKKVAPKKAAPKKVAPKKEEVPPAPPPVM; encoded by the coding sequence ATGGCAGAAATGGCAAAGAAGCCGGCAGTCAAGAAGCCCGCAGTTAAAAAACCTGCAGCGAAAAAAGCCGCGCCGAAGAAAGCCGTAGCAAAGAAGGCTGTTGCACCGAAGAAGGCAGCACCCAAGAAAGCTGCACCGAAAAAAGCCGTAGCACCGAAGAAGGCTGCGCCGAAGAAAGCTGCACCGAAGAAGGCAGCACCGAAAAAAGTAGCACCGAAGAAGGCAGCACCGAAAAAAGCGGTAGCACCGAAGAAAGCTGCACCGAAAAAAGCTGCACCGAAAAAAGTAGCACCGAAGAAGGCAGCACCGAAGAAAGCAGCACCGAAGAAGGCAGCCGCTCCGAAGAAGGCAGTTGCTCCGAAGAAAGCAGCGCCGAAAAAAGTAGCACCAAAGAAAGCTGCACCGAAGAAGGTTGCACCGAAGAAGGAAGAAGTTCCGCCTGCACCACCGCCGGTGATGTAA
- a CDS encoding TatD family hydrolase, which yields MSGWIDTHCHITDAAFTADRLLALNRCREQDVARVVTLGIDIATSFLARNLARLHPSVYFCAGVHPHDVDRENAEDRKQELMRLWSDPKCVAIGEIGMDNFRDYSSPIAQERSFRWQLRMATEIGKPVVIHNRSAGMEILRILEEENFTNGGIFHCFSEDAEYAGKVIALGFYVSFAGNVTYENSPLLAVAKAIPTERILIETDSPWLVPKPFPKRDRNEPSYVAHTGLFLANALGIEPAVLQQQLFENTITCFRMK from the coding sequence GTGAGTGGTTGGATTGATACGCATTGTCACATAACCGACGCCGCATTTACAGCGGATCGTCTGCTTGCGCTCAATCGGTGCAGGGAGCAGGACGTCGCCCGCGTTGTTACCTTGGGAATTGATATCGCTACGAGTTTCCTTGCCCGTAACCTCGCCCGGTTACACCCATCGGTTTACTTCTGCGCCGGGGTGCATCCCCATGATGTTGATCGCGAAAATGCCGAGGATCGCAAACAAGAACTGATGAGATTATGGAGTGACCCTAAGTGTGTCGCTATCGGGGAAATCGGGATGGACAACTTCCGAGATTACTCTTCTCCAATTGCACAGGAACGAAGTTTCCGCTGGCAGCTTCGCATGGCAACGGAAATCGGGAAACCGGTTGTTATCCATAATCGTTCTGCCGGTATGGAAATACTACGTATACTGGAGGAGGAAAATTTCACGAATGGTGGTATTTTTCACTGTTTCTCCGAAGACGCCGAGTATGCCGGGAAAGTTATTGCACTTGGTTTTTATGTTAGCTTTGCCGGGAATGTAACCTATGAGAATTCGCCTTTGCTTGCCGTAGCCAAAGCGATTCCGACGGAACGTATTTTAATCGAGACCGATTCACCTTGGCTGGTTCCGAAACCGTTTCCGAAACGCGACCGTAACGAGCCGTCCTATGTTGCCCATACCGGACTCTTTTTAGCAAATGCACTGGGAATCGAACCCGCTGTTTTACAACAGCAGTTGTTTGAAAACACGATAACCTGTTTTCGGATGAAGTAG
- a CDS encoding fumarylacetoacetate hydrolase family protein, with the protein MKLIAFSLDGHQRRIGILHDNLVYDLRDLFVALAKQRDWPVLPVFDFADFFDAPTYANFDTLQAAYELSQSQGVTTYELDRVKLLAPFAKGAKMIAIGRNYGAHARELGNELPTEPMYFAKLASCVIAPGEPIVLPPESNRVDHEGELAVVLGKRLSKPKLLDEALAAVFGYTCANDVTARDIQKAAAAKGQPWTRGKNYDTFCPIGPCIVTADSYDASAVDVRCRVNGEIKQDGNTRDFIFSVGTLLHYVSQHITLEPGDVLLTGTPEGVSPLSNGDIVEVSINGIGSLTNPVKAL; encoded by the coding sequence ATGAAACTTATCGCATTCTCGCTCGACGGACACCAACGTCGGATCGGCATTCTCCACGATAATCTCGTTTACGATTTGCGCGATCTGTTTGTCGCATTGGCAAAGCAGCGCGATTGGCCGGTATTGCCGGTTTTCGATTTCGCCGATTTCTTTGACGCACCCACCTATGCAAACTTCGACACGTTGCAGGCTGCTTATGAGTTGTCGCAATCGCAAGGGGTTACCACCTATGAGCTTGACCGGGTAAAGCTATTGGCGCCATTTGCAAAAGGGGCAAAGATGATTGCGATTGGCCGCAACTATGGCGCTCATGCCCGCGAACTTGGCAACGAACTGCCGACCGAACCGATGTACTTTGCGAAATTAGCAAGCTGCGTAATCGCGCCGGGTGAACCGATTGTTTTGCCACCGGAATCGAATCGGGTCGATCATGAAGGTGAACTTGCCGTTGTTCTTGGAAAGCGATTGTCGAAGCCGAAATTACTCGATGAGGCATTGGCGGCGGTCTTTGGATATACTTGCGCCAACGATGTCACTGCCCGCGATATCCAGAAAGCGGCAGCGGCAAAGGGACAGCCGTGGACCCGCGGCAAGAATTACGATACGTTCTGTCCCATCGGCCCCTGCATTGTTACTGCCGACTCCTATGATGCGTCGGCGGTGGATGTCCGTTGTCGAGTCAATGGTGAGATCAAGCAAGATGGTAATACCCGTGACTTTATCTTTTCGGTAGGTACATTGTTACATTACGTATCACAACATATCACCTTGGAACCGGGTGACGTTTTGTTAACGGGAACCCCCGAAGGAGTATCGCCGTTATCGAATGGGGATATTGTGGAAGTGTCGATCAATGGAATCGGCTCGCTCACCAATCCTGTGAAAGCGTTGTAG
- the dapF gene encoding diaminopimelate epimerase: MNRFPFWKLEGTGNDFILFDGMNESTRTQLLTLLTTERIVALCDRHFGVGADGIIVLTAGTLGKFRMNYWNADGSISQMCGNGLRCTAHFARLRGYHTETQVYVDLPSGEQCVEIETKDENIYCVAMPTAKFDRSSIPMTGIGDSRTTIAIGDRSFEGIGVNVGNPHFIVLTGVTSRTLAEKFGSIIETDPLFPEKINVEFAEVLNRTEVNLWVWERGCGITLACGSGATATAAALVKVGKLDADKPVSIHLPGGTLYVTVASNGETISMYGPAREVFAGEVDFDELKVGGS, encoded by the coding sequence ATGAATCGATTTCCTTTTTGGAAACTGGAAGGTACCGGTAACGACTTCATTCTATTCGATGGAATGAATGAGTCAACTCGTACCCAATTACTTACGTTATTGACGACTGAGCGGATCGTCGCACTCTGTGATCGGCACTTCGGCGTCGGCGCCGATGGCATTATTGTTCTTACTGCCGGCACGCTTGGTAAATTCCGAATGAATTACTGGAACGCTGATGGTAGTATCTCTCAGATGTGTGGAAACGGACTGCGTTGTACGGCGCACTTTGCCCGGTTGCGCGGCTATCACACCGAAACACAAGTTTACGTCGATTTACCGAGCGGCGAACAATGCGTCGAAATCGAAACCAAAGACGAGAATATTTACTGTGTAGCAATGCCGACGGCAAAGTTTGACAGAAGTTCTATTCCGATGACAGGCATTGGCGACTCCCGCACGACGATCGCTATCGGCGACCGTTCTTTCGAGGGAATCGGGGTGAATGTCGGGAACCCACATTTTATTGTACTAACTGGCGTAACGTCACGTACATTGGCGGAAAAATTCGGCAGCATCATCGAAACCGATCCGCTGTTCCCGGAAAAAATTAATGTCGAATTCGCAGAAGTGTTGAACCGTACCGAAGTGAACCTCTGGGTTTGGGAACGCGGTTGTGGTATCACCCTTGCTTGCGGTAGTGGTGCGACGGCAACTGCGGCGGCATTGGTCAAAGTTGGCAAACTCGATGCCGATAAACCGGTATCCATTCATTTACCGGGGGGAACTCTTTACGTTACCGTTGCATCGAACGGGGAAACGATTTCGATGTATGGACCTGCCCGTGAGGTATTTGCCGGCGAGGTCGATTTTGACGAACTAAAAGTAGGCGGGTCGTAA
- a CDS encoding rhomboid family intramembrane serine protease, translating to MGYPLGEGVKILLIAMGGIFGLEWILNADWSMFGIVPALVLRGHVYQLVTYMFLHGGFMHLLLNAMGLFFFGPTLEMRWGTGKFLLFFFASGIVGGLTATLLSPDSLVPIIGASGSIYGILAANAILYPDAIVYLYMIIPVKAKWLVIGLAAMEFLGLWRGGGNTSHEAHLGGLFAGTIFVLATERYFGYRIKQWFRKRSYEREAAQREREWERTNALRSEVDELLDKINREGKDALSPSERKRLDDASRKLRGE from the coding sequence ATGGGCTATCCGTTAGGAGAAGGGGTAAAAATTCTACTCATCGCGATGGGTGGAATTTTTGGTTTGGAGTGGATTCTCAACGCCGATTGGTCGATGTTCGGTATTGTTCCGGCTTTAGTCTTACGGGGACATGTTTACCAACTCGTAACCTACATGTTTCTGCACGGCGGCTTCATGCATCTATTACTGAATGCGATGGGACTGTTTTTCTTTGGACCGACGCTCGAGATGCGGTGGGGAACCGGAAAGTTTCTGCTCTTCTTCTTTGCTTCCGGCATTGTCGGTGGTTTGACAGCAACTCTCTTGTCGCCCGATTCGTTAGTTCCGATTATCGGCGCATCCGGTTCGATCTATGGCATATTAGCAGCAAATGCGATCCTCTACCCCGATGCGATTGTGTACCTCTACATGATTATTCCCGTGAAAGCGAAGTGGCTGGTGATTGGTCTTGCTGCGATGGAATTCTTAGGACTGTGGCGCGGCGGCGGAAATACGTCCCATGAAGCACACTTGGGCGGTTTGTTTGCGGGGACCATCTTCGTGTTGGCTACCGAACGGTATTTCGGCTACCGGATCAAACAGTGGTTCCGGAAACGAAGCTACGAGCGGGAAGCGGCGCAGCGTGAGCGCGAATGGGAACGGACAAACGCCTTGCGCAGCGAAGTCGATGAACTACTCGATAAAATCAATCGTGAAGGAAAAGACGCCCTCTCTCCAAGCGAGCGCAAGCGGTTGGACGATGCCTCTCGTAAACTGCGCGGTGAATAG